From Candidatus Paceibacterota bacterium, a single genomic window includes:
- the argS gene encoding arginine--tRNA ligase, which translates to MVIHFLREKLNYVLKDTFPESGEISFNISADNRYGDYTTNIAMVAKAENKTSKEVAEIFIGKLKEDKDFNEVVSEINIAGPGFINFTLSSEAILKELSKTIEATEKGFDFIKDKKINIEFISANPTGALHLGHGRGAFYGDSLANIFSLAGGDVVREYYVNDSRESNQIKELGKLALGVGEQYKTEKTIALIEQNDFLQMSEVDAGFKLATLIQRENRDFVEEKLGVRFDEWYSEDGKLRASGSNQKMFDELKEKNFVYEKEGAWWAKTTEYGDDEDRVVLRSDGTFSYFLSDISYHADKFSRKHKEVIDVWGADHHGHVMRMMAIKKMLGWEGDFKVFITQLVSLKENGEVAKMSKRAGNVVLLEDLVNEIGLDVVRWFYNERALNTHMEFDVALAKERSEKNPVFYVQYAHARMASIVVNCSALTENDTSLSAVLENKSARVLATKLIQFSEMVESTTEDCQVNHLTTYAYELASLFSQFYRDVRVIEEDKYNKGALELVQSTRTVLAKTLALLGISAPEKM; encoded by the coding sequence ATGGTGATTCATTTTTTGAGAGAAAAATTAAACTATGTACTCAAAGATACTTTTCCAGAGAGTGGAGAAATTTCTTTTAATATTTCAGCAGATAATCGCTATGGTGACTACACGACCAATATTGCGATGGTGGCAAAAGCTGAAAATAAAACCTCTAAAGAAGTAGCGGAGATTTTTATTGGAAAATTAAAAGAAGATAAAGATTTTAATGAAGTCGTAAGTGAAATAAACATAGCCGGCCCTGGGTTTATAAATTTCACTCTTTCGTCTGAGGCAATATTGAAAGAACTCTCAAAAACTATAGAGGCGACAGAAAAAGGTTTTGATTTTATAAAAGACAAAAAAATAAATATTGAGTTTATTTCTGCTAATCCAACTGGTGCTTTGCATTTAGGTCATGGGCGCGGGGCTTTTTATGGAGATAGCTTGGCAAATATTTTCTCTCTCGCAGGAGGAGATGTTGTCCGTGAATATTATGTGAATGATTCTCGTGAGAGTAATCAAATCAAGGAGCTTGGCAAATTGGCTCTAGGAGTAGGGGAACAATACAAAACCGAAAAGACAATTGCGCTTATTGAGCAAAATGATTTTTTGCAGATGAGTGAAGTGGACGCTGGTTTTAAATTAGCCACATTAATACAAAGAGAGAACAGAGATTTTGTTGAAGAAAAACTTGGAGTTCGTTTTGATGAATGGTATTCCGAAGACGGGAAACTAAGAGCTAGTGGCTCAAATCAAAAGATGTTCGATGAGCTAAAAGAGAAAAATTTTGTTTATGAAAAAGAAGGAGCTTGGTGGGCAAAAACAACTGAGTATGGCGACGATGAAGACAGAGTCGTGCTCCGAAGTGACGGGACATTTTCTTATTTTCTTTCAGATATTTCTTATCACGCAGATAAGTTTTCTCGAAAGCACAAAGAGGTAATTGATGTTTGGGGGGCGGATCATCACGGTCACGTAATGAGAATGATGGCTATTAAAAAAATGCTCGGTTGGGAGGGGGATTTTAAGGTTTTCATTACCCAGTTAGTTTCGCTTAAAGAAAATGGGGAAGTGGCAAAGATGTCCAAACGTGCAGGCAATGTTGTTCTGCTTGAAGATTTGGTAAATGAAATAGGCCTAGATGTTGTGCGCTGGTTTTACAATGAGCGCGCGCTCAATACCCACATGGAGTTTGATGTCGCACTAGCGAAAGAACGCTCAGAAAAAAATCCTGTATTTTATGTGCAATATGCGCACGCAAGAATGGCTTCCATTGTTGTAAATTGTTCCGCGCTCACTGAAAACGATACATCACTCTCTGCTGTTTTGGAGAATAAATCAGCACGTGTGCTTGCGACGAAACTGATTCAGTTTTCGGAAATGGTTGAATCAACTACAGAGGATTGTCAGGTTAACCATCTGACGACATATGCTTACGAGTTGGCCTCATTATTCTCTCAGTTTTATCGCGATGTTCGTGTTATAGAGGAAGATAAATATAATAAAGGAGCATTAGAACTTGTGCAGTCGACACGGACAGTTTTGGCAAAAACATTGGCACTTTTGGGAATCTCTGCTCCCGAGAAGATGTAA